Sequence from the Phalacrocorax carbo chromosome 8, bPhaCar2.1, whole genome shotgun sequence genome:
AATATCCACTATCCATAAATATTGGATAATTCAAAAATATCATAGATAACATCCTGAAGTTACATAAATCAGATAatctagaagaaaaaaccctcGCACATATGCAGGtgttaaacatttttatcaCAGCAATTATTTATGGCCCATATATATGTGATCATAAGAGGTATTTTTCAGGTTGCCAAAACTGGATATTCTTTACTTTGCTGATTGATGACAAActacactgaaatattttatatagatttatttcattattcCAGCTCAGTCCTCAATGGATTTTATGTATTTCTCATAGGCTTCTTCACTCATCAGTTCATCAAGTTCAGCAGGGTTTTCCACAGTCATCTTGATCAGCCAACCTGTAgttaggaaattaaaaagaaaaatggttgcTAATATCCTACTAGACAGACTCATCCATGTTACTGCCTTAGGAGAGTACTCCCAGTAGGCATACGAGCCCTGTAACGCTGGTAGAATCAACAGCACTTCTTGTGCAGGCAAAACAATGCTTCAGtactttaaaaactgaagaaagaacCTGTCATAAGAAATGGCCTTTTGAGTCAGACCAGCTACCTAATTTAGTACCGTCTCTGACAGTAGCATTAAGGAGATGCTCTCTAGAAAAACAGCCTGACCTCTCGGCATCATGAGCTGTTACAAgatcagagaagagaaatgtgatcaaggaaaacatttaaattcaaCCACAGTCTGTGTCTGAGAACACCACATTGTGAAGCAGCTGTCAGCAAAGACAAGACTACAATAAGACTTTCATGTTAAATTTTATTGGGCTTGAACTATATTCAATATATTCCATTTAAGCCTCCACAGCACTGAACTGGAAGAACTAGGAATTGCAGAGCCATGCGTGACAGCAAGGATCCAGCTGGTGTTCATTACTAAAGATAAAAATGACATCTTACCATCTTGATAACATGATTTATTGACGAGCCCTGGATTATCTGCAAGGGCAGCATTAATCTCAGTCACTTCTCCCGAGAGAGGAGAATACAGTTCACTAGCAGCTTTCACACTTTCCAAAGCTCCAAACTCATCTGAAACACAGAATACAATTGAACgcttttcagaggaaaacacaAAGTGCTTCGGTTTTTTTAGTCAGACATTCTGGTGATGACCTAGCCAGTGAAGGCGTATCTTGATCCTGAACAAGGAAAACTGTCAAGGAGATTGAAGTCACCGACTTTATGACAATGATTAGCAGTATTAAATTTGATCTTTATGCTCCTGAATTATTCTGGGGAGCTTGCATAACACTAGCTAGCTGGCTACTACAGAAGGGACAGAAATTTCTTACATTTGGCTAATCCTTTGGCTAAAGCCTTACAGCATATGTTGTGATAAAGGGCTAGAAGGAACCACAGCCAGCTCTTGCGGCAAGAGGCCTAAATATGCCTTCTACCTACAAGTTAAACCTTTTTATACATAATTTGCTTACAAAATGGACACATCCACAATTTCAGGAATCccagtttttcttcagaaacactAGCAAGTGTTACATTTGCACTCACTGGAAAACACGCATTAGTATTCAGAAGCACCACACTGGAATCACCCAGCcgctcttcccttctttctgtttcacaggCAGTTATGGAAACAGTGCCTGGAGCAATGTTAGTCCAGAGTAACTCTAAGCCACAAGCAAATAAGACAGAGGCTGGAGGAACACGGAGCTGTCAGAAGAGTAGATAGGCATCAGCACAAGGAACCAGAGAACAACATGTTCTGGGAAAGCCTGGAATTAGACTAAGGCCAGAATGGGTAAAAAAGAGAACGactaaacagaaatgaaattccTTCAGATACAACAAAACTACAAGTTGGTTAATTAAAACCCCGAACAGAAAGACCTTTTGTCTAACATTCACCATTCAATGTGATGCAATAGGCCTGCTACTTCACCTCCGTAAATCTACATTCTTGTTCTGCAATGTCCAAAGCTAATGACAATCTTTTCCCCATACACTACCAAGACAGCCCTCTGTGTAAATGCGGGAACAGGCTCTTCCTTTCTACCTGTTAATGCTCACTCTTCTGTAACatggaaaattacagaactGAATGAGTAAGATTGTAATGATTTGTACATTGCTAATGAGGAAAACCCTATGATTACAGCTGATACCCCCAAATTACTGAGTCTCTATATTCACAGAGCTTGATATCAATTAGATGTTTCACTCCGTGCAACTCGTGAAACACCTAACTGCAGAATTACAAATAAGCCAGCCTAAACACTAGCAAGTTCAAATCAAAGCATAAATATCTTAAAAACAGAGTATAGATAAaattgcaaaaatatatttcaaatgtttGATTTTCAAATGTCTTAACAGTTTAATAAGCTGGTATTTTCTGCTACCATGCATGGTCTGACAGTGCAAATTTGAAGTTAAAGCTGTCTCTTATAGAAATACCTGAATTTATTCTGCACCCAGAAGATTTATAATGTAATTAATGAACACAAATTACTTCATAAAATTCATCTTtgcaaaaggagagaaggaTGAGTAATTACTTAATTAGAAATTAGAGCTGAAACTTACCATGTTTACTCAATTTTGTCCCAACTTCTGGAAGACTACAGTAAACAACATCCCCTAATgcttccttaaaagaaaaacaaaagcatcaaAGCATACATTAAAGAAACTATACACAATACAGTAAGTCTGGAATCACTATATATAAAGTAATCTGTCTCTAAATTTAGTTCTCATTCCTTAAGGACtgcatatttttcacatttttaaacatttaactTGGAAAAACCGTGCTTTGTTATCATGCCCCAAATGCCAAATTACTGTTTATCTATTACAGTGGTAATAACCCTCAGGCTGAGTTACAAGATTCATATACAGATTTCTTCAGGCAGAACCTACTGATCTTCTTACACCAGCTAGAGTAATAGTTTTAAGGGACAAAGTTCCCAGTGGTTTGAGGGAATTACCTTTTTGTTACAAAGCGCAGAGTATTTACTTCCAGTTCTATTTGAAAGAAAACGCAATGATTCCTCCACAGAGCCACCAACAACCGGGGATCCATTAGCATACAGTTTGTCCTCACTGACTTAGTAAGGAGCCTTATCACCATAAGAATGGTCTCAACCAGAATAGGCTTCTGGGGAATGTACCCTACCTCACAGAAGACTAGGGATCTTAGAGTATTAGTGTTGTTTACAGAAAACTGAGATTATGGGAAATGGTGCTTGTCCCAAAAAACATTAATTCCACTTAATTGATAGCTTCTCTCATTAGGTTTTCTTAAGTTTCCCATGCAGTGAATCTCTAGCCTGAATTTGCCTGTGACTATTCCATATCAAGTACTTGcatgagaacaaaacaaaaattccaaAGAAATTCCTATCCTAGAGCTAGAAATACATGCCATGTTGTACTTCTATTCACAATTGTTCTTTAGCCGGAGGGATTGGACTGTATTCATGGTCAAGGGAAATTTGACCTAAAAAGTGCATGATACCTTCTTCACGTAGCCACAAACTCCTCAGGCCTGTAAGAGCTGAAATAACAAAGGAAGCTTTAAATTCTGTTGAACCATGAAGTTTCTCAAGTTCAGCTCTCTATAGGCTCAATCTGAAGTGATTAAGAATTTATCAGTATGCTAAAGCATCACTCACTTCAAAGAATGCTATAGATCCAAGTCCAGAAATCGCGCTCAGTGTATAGCGTATGCAATTAGAACAATAAAACCCAGTAACTGTCCAAAGAGCAAGGACAACGGCACATATGCATAGATAAATATTGCAGACTTTGGTAAGGGGGGAGGGATCAATACCTGTGCAAAATTGCTGATTCCTACTGTTCCAATGCCATTTTCAACTGATATCCATTCATGCTTGTCTGTGAATTTGCGGgctaaaatgaaacaaacttggtatttcagaaataagtgACATGTTGCTCACTTAAATACAATAACACATTTGCAGGCTTAAACTAtggcatttctttactgaagttagctttgttcctttttcttggaaaatattttaaatggcaaaTGCAATTTACAGAAGCATTTTGTGCTGCTCCTGGCATGCTCAGTGACACAGTAGGAGCTCACCAGAGGTTCTGTTAAGAGTTCCTGCGCTAGTTCTTGTGCAGTCATCTAGAGACTGGTAAGTACAGGAACAAAAGGAGTAGTTCCACATCAAACAAAAGTATAAATCTAAAGCACGTGTACTTTACTCATAGCTATGCATTTCTATGATAGCTTAGTGGCTTTTCAAGCATATGTGATGTTTGTTTCGAAAAACCACTTTATTATTCCTGGGAAGGCCAGCGTTAATGACTCACTAGGAACAGTGTCAGTGTTAAAGCATCTCATTCAAAATACTTAGAGCCATCAGCTGAAGTAAAAACGTTGCAACCTAGCTAACAAGGGTGGCTgatccccctccctccccatgaCATTTCCTATAGAATCTATTTCTCCCTGTTTAGTGTTGTCATAGCTCTATGTAAAATTGGGGCAAATTAATAAGGTGACTCATACAGGCAACAGTTACTTAAGGGAATTTGCTCTCTGTTAATACAGTTACTGTGAGAAGAACACTACTATTACAGTTACTACgtgtagttttaaaataagcttaCTTAAGACCCCGTTAAGTCTTTTCACAGCAATCTTACAGTTCTACACATATTTTAGATCTGCAATATTCAGGGCAGCTTGTGCTAGCTTTTATCAGAAGTAATCCTTTTTATAAAGTCATAtagaaaatttcaaaagcagtaaTTGAAACAGGCAACATTTTTCTTACTACCATTTTACCTGGAACTTTTCTTACTCTGAGCATTATCAGCCTGCTTTGTCTGTTCTCTCATTTCCATTGTTTCCCCACAGATACTTTCTTTCCCTCACCTTCCCTACGCCctcttttcttaaaacaataatttatttttcattttcacttgtaGCACCTATTCAATCAGGCATGGGATGTTCCAGATGCTGGAGAACATAACTTCTTAGAGCTCCCTGGGTGATTAGTGCCAGCATAGTACAGCTGGACCTTCCTTTTGAGTTCAGAGTTAGCTCAGGCTCTTCCTTTAAGCTGGATCCTTACACCCACTGGAGAAACTACACTTCTGCACACCCTTGTATATTTTCTAAACTTGTagatgaaggaaaacagaagttcTCACACTAGACCTGCTAAGGTCTTTCCACTGTAGGTCAGTgaaattttcagctgtttcagtTGTAGTGATCCTCATATTTACATCTGAACACATGTAAGAGAAGCAGATG
This genomic interval carries:
- the GCSH gene encoding glycine cleavage system H protein, mitochondrial, with the protein product MAWRAVRRVGPVLVPRCPRLSPPPLRVPAARRLATSSLVLSARKFTDKHEWISVENGIGTVGISNFAQEALGDVVYCSLPEVGTKLSKHDEFGALESVKAASELYSPLSGEVTEINAALADNPGLVNKSCYQDGWLIKMTVENPAELDELMSEEAYEKYIKSIED